A stretch of Pseudomonas taetrolens DNA encodes these proteins:
- the bglX gene encoding beta-glucosidase BglX: protein MKNMCLLGIAISLASHAAWGQALSAPLPAKEVFVADLLKQMTVDEKIGQLRLISIGPEMPRELIRKEIAAGRIGGTFNSISRAENRPMQDAAQRSRLKIPMFFAYDVIHGHRTIFPISLALASSWDMDAIGLSGRIAAREASADSIDMTFAPMVDIARDPRWGRTSEGFGEDTYLVSRIAKVMVQAYQGASPALPGNIMASVKHFALYGAVEGGRDYNTVDMSPLRMYQDYLPPYRAAIDAGSGGVMVALNSINGVPATSNMWLMQDLLRKDWGFKGVAISDHGAIFELIKHGVAKDGREAAKLAIKAGIDMSMNDSLYGEELPGLLKSGEVPQSDLDNAVREVLGAKYDMGLFADPYLRIGKAEDDPAETNAESRLHRAEAREVARKSLVLLKNRAQTLPLNKQARIALVGPLAKAPIDMMGSWAANGQPAQSVTVYDGMRNVLGEHGSLIYARGANITDDTAIVDYLNFLNFDAPEVTNDPRPAQVMIDEAVKAARQADVVVAVVGESRGMSHESSSRTNLDIPASQRALITALKATGKPLVLVLMNGRPLSIDVQQQQADAVLETWFSGTEGGNAIADVLFGDYNPSGKLPITFPRSVGQIPTYYNHLSIGRPFTPGKPGNYTSQYFDEPNTPLYPFGYGLSYTDFSLSDVSLSARTLKPGATLTASVTLKNTGKRAGETVVQLYIQDVTASLSRPVKELKNFQKLMLQPGEEKVVQFKIDEDVLKFYNAQLKYAAEPGEFKVQIGLDSQNVQQNSFQLL from the coding sequence ATGAAAAACATGTGTTTGCTGGGCATTGCCATCAGCCTTGCCAGTCACGCTGCATGGGGTCAGGCCCTGTCGGCGCCGCTTCCAGCCAAAGAGGTGTTTGTCGCCGACCTGCTGAAGCAAATGACTGTCGATGAGAAAATCGGCCAGCTACGCTTGATCAGTATCGGCCCGGAAATGCCCCGTGAGCTGATCCGCAAGGAAATCGCCGCAGGCCGTATCGGTGGCACCTTCAACTCCATCAGTCGCGCCGAAAACCGTCCGATGCAAGATGCAGCTCAACGCAGCCGGCTTAAAATCCCGATGTTCTTTGCCTATGACGTGATCCACGGTCACCGCACCATTTTCCCGATCAGCCTGGCGCTGGCTTCCAGCTGGGACATGGATGCCATCGGCCTCAGCGGCCGCATCGCCGCCAGAGAAGCCAGCGCCGACAGCATCGACATGACCTTCGCGCCCATGGTTGATATCGCCCGTGACCCGCGCTGGGGTCGTACCTCCGAAGGCTTTGGCGAAGACACCTATTTAGTGTCGCGAATCGCCAAAGTGATGGTGCAGGCGTATCAAGGGGCCTCCCCCGCACTGCCGGGCAACATCATGGCCAGCGTCAAACACTTCGCCCTGTATGGTGCGGTAGAGGGCGGACGCGACTACAACACCGTCGATATGAGTCCGCTCCGCATGTACCAGGATTACCTGCCACCTTACCGTGCCGCCATTGATGCAGGCTCAGGCGGGGTGATGGTGGCGTTGAACTCCATCAACGGCGTCCCGGCGACCTCCAATATGTGGCTGATGCAGGACTTGCTGCGCAAGGACTGGGGCTTCAAAGGCGTGGCAATCAGCGACCATGGTGCGATTTTCGAACTGATCAAGCACGGCGTCGCCAAAGATGGCCGCGAAGCGGCCAAGCTGGCGATCAAGGCCGGTATCGACATGAGCATGAACGACTCGCTTTACGGTGAGGAGCTGCCTGGTCTGCTCAAGTCCGGCGAGGTCCCGCAAAGCGATCTGGACAACGCGGTGCGTGAAGTCCTTGGCGCCAAATACGACATGGGCCTGTTTGCCGACCCGTACCTGCGGATCGGCAAGGCCGAAGATGACCCGGCCGAAACCAACGCCGAAAGCCGCCTGCACCGTGCCGAAGCCCGCGAAGTAGCGCGCAAGAGCCTGGTACTGTTGAAGAACCGTGCACAAACCCTGCCCCTGAACAAGCAGGCCAGGATCGCGCTGGTTGGCCCCCTGGCCAAAGCACCGATCGACATGATGGGCAGCTGGGCGGCCAATGGTCAGCCCGCGCAGTCAGTGACCGTGTATGACGGCATGCGCAATGTACTCGGTGAGCACGGTTCCTTGATCTATGCCCGCGGCGCCAACATCACCGACGACACGGCCATTGTCGACTACCTCAACTTCCTCAACTTCGATGCCCCGGAAGTGACCAACGACCCGCGCCCGGCACAGGTGATGATCGATGAAGCGGTCAAGGCTGCCCGGCAAGCCGATGTGGTGGTGGCGGTGGTGGGCGAATCACGGGGCATGTCCCACGAATCGTCGAGCCGCACCAACCTCGACATTCCTGCCAGCCAACGCGCGCTGATCACCGCCCTCAAAGCCACTGGAAAACCATTGGTGCTGGTGTTGATGAACGGGCGTCCGCTGTCGATTGACGTGCAACAGCAACAGGCTGATGCCGTGCTGGAAACCTGGTTCAGTGGAACCGAGGGTGGCAATGCCATTGCTGATGTCCTGTTCGGTGATTACAATCCGTCAGGCAAGCTACCAATCACCTTCCCACGCTCTGTAGGTCAGATTCCTACCTACTACAATCATTTGAGCATTGGTCGTCCTTTCACACCGGGTAAACCGGGCAATTACACCTCGCAATACTTTGATGAGCCGAACACCCCGCTGTACCCGTTTGGCTATGGCTTGAGCTACACCGATTTCAGCCTGTCGGATGTCAGCCTCTCAGCCCGTACGTTGAAACCGGGTGCAACACTGACTGCCAGCGTGACGCTAAAAAACACCGGCAAGCGCGCCGGTGAAACGGTCGTCCAGCTGTACATCCAGGACGTCACCGCATCGCTAAGCCGTCCGGTCAAGGAGTTGAAAAACTTCCAGAAGCTGATGCTGCAGCCCGGCGAAGAGAAAGTCGTGCAGTTCAAGATCGATGAAGACGTCCTGAAGTTTTACAACGCGCAACTGAAGTACGCCGCCGAACCCGGTGAATTCAAGGTACAAATTGGCCTGGATTCGCAAAACGTCCAGCAAAACAGCTTCCAGTTGCTCTAA
- a CDS encoding class I SAM-dependent methyltransferase, with product MSVTAITAPSVPDHRAQFLSLLETGLAQSSFIKLVLAKYVGAEAELQRVIIKQVTVKDQPCLSFVYRYKTRDITKNFPLDEGVAIIASLLPEAFKNAHLLTLTDEVQLEYSKKGKSSLFKGKSQQEREVPSAEHNREKNRFLDLSRPFLADLGVTNKQQELIPAMSRKWKQINKFIEVFSHALSNSPLKLDQPVKVADFGSGKGYLTFAIHDYLRHSLQAEGVVTGVELREDMVTLCNNAAQRLEHPGLSFQHGDVRSFAPTPIDVMIALHACDIATDYAIHMGIRSGAAIIMCSPCCHKQIRLQIQSPALLKPMLQYGLHLGQQAEMVTDSLRALFLEACGYETKVFEFISLEHTNKNKMILAVKRAEPVDPAQLLEKIEALKAFYHIQEHCLETLLRADGLLK from the coding sequence ATGTCAGTGACTGCTATCACCGCCCCGTCTGTGCCGGATCACCGTGCGCAATTTTTGAGCCTGCTGGAAACCGGTCTGGCCCAGAGCTCCTTTATCAAACTGGTGCTGGCCAAGTACGTTGGCGCTGAAGCCGAATTGCAACGGGTCATCATCAAGCAGGTCACGGTCAAGGATCAGCCTTGCCTGTCATTTGTGTATCGCTACAAAACCCGCGACATCACCAAGAACTTCCCGCTGGACGAAGGTGTGGCGATCATTGCAAGCCTGCTGCCGGAAGCATTCAAGAATGCACATTTGCTGACGCTGACCGACGAAGTGCAGTTGGAGTACAGTAAAAAGGGCAAAAGCTCGCTGTTCAAAGGTAAGAGCCAGCAGGAACGGGAGGTGCCGTCGGCTGAGCACAACCGTGAGAAGAACCGCTTTCTGGACCTGTCACGGCCGTTTCTGGCCGATCTGGGCGTGACCAACAAGCAGCAAGAGCTGATTCCGGCGATGTCGCGCAAGTGGAAGCAGATCAACAAATTTATCGAGGTGTTTTCCCACGCCCTGAGCAACTCACCGCTCAAGCTCGACCAGCCCGTCAAGGTGGCGGATTTTGGTTCCGGCAAGGGCTACCTGACGTTCGCCATTCACGACTATCTGCGTCACAGCCTGCAAGCCGAAGGCGTGGTGACCGGCGTCGAGTTGCGCGAAGACATGGTCACCCTGTGCAACAACGCAGCCCAGCGCCTGGAGCATCCGGGGCTGAGTTTCCAGCATGGCGATGTCCGCAGTTTTGCCCCGACGCCGATCGACGTCATGATCGCGCTGCATGCCTGTGACATCGCGACCGATTATGCGATTCATATGGGGATTCGTTCGGGGGCGGCGATCATCATGTGCTCACCGTGCTGCCACAAGCAGATTCGCCTGCAAATCCAGAGCCCGGCGTTGCTCAAGCCGATGCTGCAATACGGTCTGCACTTGGGGCAGCAGGCAGAAATGGTCACTGACAGCCTGCGCGCGCTGTTTCTTGAAGCCTGCGGTTATGAAACCAAGGTGTTTGAGTTCATTTCACTGGAACACACCAACAAAAACAAAATGATCCTTGCGGTCAAACGCGCTGAACCAGTAGATCCGGCGCAATTACTGGAGAAGATTGAGGCCCTCAAGGCGTTCTATCACATTCAGGAACACTGCCTCGAAACGCTGCTGCGAGCCGATGGTTTGTTGAAGTAA
- a CDS encoding TonB-dependent receptor — MFRAPHHFSHACMRPTLLAACMAISVNAHAESIQLQLPAQPLASSLSEVAQQGKIQLLFDEDVLRNVKAPALTGTYTPQEAISHLLRDTAFSLIQVDRTYVVRPTEHGTTTSSRLELGAVSVVGNGNEVDSSNVGKSTMDQAEINRYQANNIPSLLSRLPGINLGGSLKPGGQTINIWGLGEAEDVQITMDGATKSGFERYKQGTIFIEPELIKSLEVEKGPHDVRTGNGGFAGVVHMETKDAPDLLEDGKNTGGMLKYGYSSNDHQQVYSGAVYGRTDDGRADALLFLTKRDGDDMKLADNMPDPDNSYPINPRRLPNTAQDLDAQLFKLNLQLNDEHRVGFSYSRSNNQLWVPFSATSYPAPPSQHNIDKVGYDAATQLYLSDRVTRDTTWVTRYQYQPIDNPWIDLEVKYSYSNTEQTDERGEKAFVQPTSGGRKMETGYTDNMLQLTNISLFATGPLDHVVTTGLQVRKHERDVQMWMPGKTYEVEKYNYGHYQPGFMPQGKVDTHSFYVQDAMTLGNFTLTPSMRYDHVRNRGQANDASLYNHPEMGHDYSNKTYTGWSPRLSAFWKITPHTALFADYSKTWRAPVIDEQYEVQGLGSRSATSLNLDPERITGWRAGNITTFNGLFGENDTALIRTTLFRNKIDNEIFKATGVGCAAQQDASSMTEDCGDMMPMSVYRNIGSLTIKGFEVESFYDSTYTFGSLSYSWMTGKHQGAYTNPWGPDVWARDIPPPKWIAVLGVKIPDWDARLGWQGEFVRKTDRLPSDKYAQGYNSNFGDTFYNHYDNDGYNVQGLFANWKPRQAYLKGTEVNLTVDNLFNKSYRPPLSGLNAYSQGRNAKISVTRFF; from the coding sequence ATGTTTCGCGCACCACATCACTTCTCGCACGCCTGCATGCGCCCGACGCTGCTCGCTGCGTGCATGGCAATCAGCGTTAACGCCCACGCCGAATCGATCCAGCTGCAACTGCCGGCGCAACCGCTGGCCAGTTCGTTGAGCGAGGTGGCGCAGCAGGGAAAAATCCAGCTGTTGTTCGACGAAGACGTGTTGCGCAACGTAAAAGCTCCCGCCCTCACAGGCACTTATACGCCGCAGGAGGCGATCAGCCACCTGCTCCGGGATACCGCTTTCAGCCTGATTCAGGTCGATCGCACCTATGTGGTTCGCCCCACGGAACACGGCACCACCACCAGCTCCCGCCTGGAGCTCGGGGCCGTCAGCGTGGTCGGCAACGGTAACGAGGTCGACTCAAGCAATGTCGGAAAGTCGACCATGGACCAGGCCGAAATCAACCGCTATCAGGCCAATAACATTCCTTCCCTGCTGTCCAGGTTACCGGGCATAAACCTCGGCGGCTCGCTGAAACCGGGCGGCCAGACCATCAATATCTGGGGCTTGGGCGAGGCCGAAGACGTTCAGATCACCATGGACGGCGCAACCAAAAGCGGCTTTGAACGCTACAAGCAGGGCACGATTTTCATCGAGCCGGAATTGATCAAAAGCCTTGAAGTCGAGAAAGGCCCGCACGATGTACGCACCGGCAATGGTGGTTTTGCCGGGGTGGTACACATGGAAACCAAAGACGCACCGGACCTGCTCGAAGACGGCAAGAATACCGGGGGCATGCTCAAGTACGGCTACAGCAGCAATGACCACCAACAGGTGTACAGCGGCGCCGTGTATGGTCGCACCGACGACGGGCGCGCAGATGCCCTGCTGTTTTTGACCAAGCGCGACGGCGATGACATGAAGCTGGCCGATAACATGCCTGACCCCGACAACAGCTACCCGATCAACCCCAGACGCCTGCCCAACACCGCTCAGGACCTCGACGCACAGCTGTTCAAACTGAACCTGCAACTCAATGACGAGCACCGTGTCGGTTTCTCGTATTCGCGCTCCAACAACCAGTTGTGGGTGCCCTTCTCGGCCACCAGCTACCCCGCGCCGCCCAGCCAGCACAACATCGACAAGGTCGGCTATGACGCTGCCACCCAGCTGTATCTCTCTGACCGCGTGACCCGCGATACCACGTGGGTCACCCGGTACCAGTACCAGCCCATCGACAATCCATGGATCGATCTGGAGGTGAAGTATTCTTACTCCAACACCGAGCAGACCGACGAACGTGGTGAAAAAGCCTTTGTGCAGCCCACCAGCGGCGGGCGCAAGATGGAAACCGGCTACACCGATAACATGTTGCAGCTCACCAACATCAGCCTGTTTGCCACCGGCCCGCTGGATCATGTGGTGACCACCGGCCTGCAAGTTCGCAAGCATGAACGTGATGTGCAAATGTGGATGCCGGGCAAAACCTACGAGGTTGAGAAATACAACTACGGCCACTACCAGCCGGGTTTCATGCCCCAGGGCAAGGTCGATACCCACAGTTTCTATGTTCAGGATGCCATGACCCTGGGCAACTTCACCCTGACGCCGTCCATGCGTTACGACCACGTGCGCAACCGGGGCCAGGCCAACGATGCATCGCTTTACAACCATCCGGAAATGGGCCACGACTACAGCAATAAAACCTACACCGGCTGGTCCCCGCGCTTGTCGGCATTCTGGAAGATAACGCCGCACACCGCCCTGTTTGCCGACTACAGCAAAACCTGGCGTGCCCCGGTGATTGACGAACAATACGAGGTGCAAGGTCTGGGCAGCCGCAGCGCGACCAGCCTTAATCTTGATCCGGAACGCATCACCGGCTGGCGCGCCGGGAACATCACCACCTTCAATGGCCTGTTCGGCGAAAACGACACCGCGCTGATCCGTACAACGCTGTTTCGCAACAAGATCGACAATGAGATTTTCAAAGCTACCGGCGTAGGTTGCGCAGCCCAGCAAGACGCCTCCAGCATGACTGAAGACTGTGGCGACATGATGCCGATGTCGGTGTATCGCAATATCGGCAGCCTCACCATCAAAGGCTTTGAGGTCGAGAGCTTCTACGACTCGACGTATACCTTCGGGTCGTTGTCTTATTCATGGATGACCGGAAAACACCAAGGGGCCTATACCAATCCTTGGGGGCCTGACGTGTGGGCACGGGACATCCCGCCCCCAAAATGGATTGCCGTACTGGGTGTGAAAATTCCCGACTGGGATGCTCGCCTGGGATGGCAAGGTGAGTTCGTCCGTAAAACCGATCGCTTGCCGAGCGACAAATACGCGCAAGGCTACAACAGCAACTTCGGTGACACGTTCTATAACCATTACGACAATGACGGGTACAACGTGCAGGGCCTGTTCGCCAACTGGAAACCGCGACAGGCTTACCTCAAGGGTACTGAGGTCAACCTGACGGTGGACAACCTGTTCAACAAAAGCTATCGCCCTCCGCTCAGTGGCCTGAACGCCTACAGCCAGGGCCGTAACGCCAAGATCAGCGTGACACGGTTCTTTTAA
- a CDS encoding TPM domain-containing protein: protein MLLTQQQQQQVADAVTRAEQRTDAEIVTVLAPRADDYTYIPLLWASLIALLVPGLVHFFIGGLEIYPLLMVQWASFIFLSLIFRLPAITTRLIPARIRHWRAGNLARRQFLEQNLHHTQGGTGVLIFVSEAERYVEILVDEGISRHLDNGAWDTIVGDFIRRISLGQTAEGFIACIEACAELLAHPVPKTLPRNQLPNRLVML, encoded by the coding sequence ATGTTATTGACACAGCAACAACAGCAGCAGGTCGCAGACGCCGTCACCCGGGCGGAACAGCGCACCGATGCCGAAATTGTCACCGTGCTGGCTCCGCGTGCCGACGATTACACTTATATCCCCTTGCTGTGGGCCAGCTTGATTGCCTTGCTGGTGCCCGGCCTGGTGCATTTCTTTATCGGCGGCCTGGAGATCTACCCGCTGCTGATGGTGCAGTGGGCCAGTTTCATCTTCCTCAGCCTGATCTTCCGCCTGCCGGCCATTACCACGCGATTGATACCGGCCCGCATTCGACACTGGCGCGCCGGCAACCTTGCCCGACGCCAGTTTCTCGAACAAAACCTGCACCACACCCAAGGCGGTACCGGTGTGCTGATCTTTGTCAGCGAAGCCGAGCGCTACGTGGAAATCCTGGTAGATGAAGGCATTTCGCGTCACCTGGACAACGGGGCCTGGGACACCATCGTCGGTGACTTCATCCGCCGCATCAGCCTGGGCCAGACTGCCGAAGGCTTTATTGCCTGCATCGAAGCCTGTGCTGAACTGCTGGCACACCCCGTGCCCAAAACCCTGCCGCGCAATCAATTGCCCAATCGGTTGGTGATGTTGTAA
- a CDS encoding 2OG-Fe(II) oxygenase: MKIEMIDESIYVIDDFLTEAEEREINVLLKGSVWRYNWPNYEALPFIRPCWHVFIAGKGRPLGQSSLEELNENKSWQFLSGVWARFLELHSFKITLLGVYANGQTFGQDTIIHRENKVHPGLTIIVFCNEYWPTSWGGELVFYDDSKENIIKAVLPKSRRVVVFDGRIPHAARSPSVKCDQVRMTLAFKTIIEA, from the coding sequence ATGAAAATAGAGATGATTGATGAGTCAATTTATGTGATTGATGATTTTTTGACGGAAGCGGAAGAGCGTGAAATTAATGTGCTACTTAAAGGTTCTGTCTGGCGATATAACTGGCCAAACTACGAGGCTTTGCCGTTTATCAGGCCCTGTTGGCACGTGTTCATTGCGGGTAAAGGACGTCCTTTAGGCCAGTCAAGCTTGGAGGAACTGAATGAAAATAAATCGTGGCAATTTTTGAGTGGGGTATGGGCACGTTTTTTAGAATTGCATAGCTTTAAAATCACCTTATTGGGTGTGTATGCAAACGGGCAGACATTCGGTCAGGACACGATTATTCATCGGGAGAATAAAGTGCATCCTGGTTTAACCATCATTGTGTTTTGTAATGAATATTGGCCAACCTCCTGGGGAGGGGAACTGGTTTTTTACGATGACTCAAAAGAAAATATTATAAAGGCGGTGCTCCCTAAATCAAGGCGTGTAGTGGTATTCGATGGGCGAATACCACATGCGGCGCGATCACCGTCAGTCAAATGTGATCAGGTTCGAATGACCCTGGCGTTTAAAACAATCATTGAGGCGTAA
- a CDS encoding DJ-1/PfpI family protein, giving the protein MAAKKILMLVGDYVEDYEVMVPFQALLMVGHQVHAVCPGKTSGQTVRTAIHDFEGDQTYSEKPGHLFALNFDFDKVKASDYDALLVPGGRAPEYLRLNEKVLELVRDFDKAGKPIAAVCHGAQLLAAAGTLEGRECSAYPACAPEVRLAGGTYIDIDVTKAHVQGNLATAPAWPAHPAWLAAFLGLLGTTITL; this is encoded by the coding sequence ATGGCAGCGAAAAAAATTCTGATGCTGGTTGGCGATTACGTCGAAGACTACGAAGTGATGGTGCCGTTTCAGGCGCTGTTGATGGTGGGGCATCAGGTTCACGCGGTATGCCCTGGCAAAACTTCGGGTCAGACGGTGCGCACGGCAATTCATGACTTCGAAGGCGATCAGACCTACAGCGAAAAGCCAGGCCATCTGTTTGCCTTGAACTTCGATTTCGACAAGGTCAAGGCCAGCGATTATGACGCGCTGCTGGTGCCAGGCGGTCGTGCGCCGGAATACCTGCGATTGAACGAAAAGGTGTTGGAGCTGGTGCGTGACTTCGACAAAGCAGGCAAGCCGATTGCTGCCGTGTGCCACGGTGCGCAATTGCTGGCCGCGGCCGGTACGCTCGAAGGTCGTGAATGCAGTGCTTATCCGGCGTGCGCCCCGGAAGTTCGTCTGGCGGGCGGCACGTATATCGATATTGACGTGACCAAGGCCCATGTCCAGGGCAATCTGGCCACGGCACCGGCCTGGCCTGCGCACCCTGCGTGGCTGGCGGCGTTTCTGGGTCTGTTGGGTACGACCATCACGCTGTAA
- a CDS encoding LemA family protein, with protein sequence MYSKNAGIMGWKAIVLLALGSMLAGCGINTIPTLDEQVKAAWSQVQNQYQRRADLIPNLVETVKGAAKQEQATLTAVIEARAKATSIQVDASTLDNPEKLKQFQDAQNQLTGALSRLMVVSERYPELKSNQNFLSLQSQLEGTENRISVARRDFILAVERYNTEIRTFPGRLWHTVMYSDLPVRPTFEATTPDADKAPEVKF encoded by the coding sequence ATGTACAGCAAGAATGCAGGCATCATGGGCTGGAAAGCCATCGTACTGTTAGCCCTCGGCAGTATGCTGGCCGGGTGCGGGATCAACACCATTCCCACCCTCGACGAACAGGTCAAGGCCGCCTGGTCGCAAGTACAGAACCAGTACCAGCGTCGCGCCGACCTGATTCCCAATCTGGTCGAGACAGTCAAGGGGGCGGCCAAGCAGGAACAGGCGACTTTGACCGCGGTGATTGAGGCGCGGGCCAAGGCGACTTCGATTCAGGTCGATGCCAGTACCTTGGACAACCCGGAAAAACTCAAGCAGTTCCAGGACGCGCAAAACCAGCTGACGGGGGCCTTGAGTCGCTTGATGGTGGTGTCTGAGCGTTATCCGGAACTCAAGTCGAACCAGAACTTCCTTTCGCTGCAGTCTCAGCTCGAAGGCACGGAAAACCGCATCAGTGTCGCCCGTCGCGATTTCATTCTCGCCGTGGAGCGCTACAACACCGAGATCCGCACCTTTCCGGGCCGTCTGTGGCACACCGTGATGTACAGCGATTTGCCGGTACGCCCTACCTTCGAAGCCACCACGCCGGATGCCGACAAAGCACCTGAAGTGAAGTTTTAA
- a CDS encoding TPM domain-containing protein, whose protein sequence is MRVSKLGVGLLLWLFIATAQALTFPALSGRVVDEGQMLDPATRQQLAQNLEAHEKATGEQVVVVTVPDLQGTPIDEFGYQLGRAWGIGQKDKNNGALLIVARDDRKLRIEVGYGLEGRLTDAQSSVIINQVITPAFKAGNFSQGISDGVAAILQVLGGDPLAEPLHASGQGDGSDFIAEHPGLVLLLFVLFILVVGACQFYGICNSGGGGGSRSGGFGGMGGGFGGGGGGGFGGGGGSFGGGGASGGW, encoded by the coding sequence ATGCGCGTATCAAAACTGGGGGTTGGCTTGCTGCTCTGGCTATTTATAGCCACCGCGCAAGCGCTGACCTTTCCCGCCTTGAGTGGGCGGGTGGTGGACGAGGGACAGATGCTTGACCCGGCCACGCGCCAGCAACTGGCGCAAAATCTGGAGGCCCATGAAAAGGCCACCGGTGAGCAAGTGGTGGTGGTCACCGTGCCGGATTTACAGGGCACTCCGATTGATGAGTTCGGCTACCAACTGGGACGAGCCTGGGGTATCGGGCAAAAGGACAAAAACAACGGCGCCTTGCTGATCGTTGCCCGAGATGACCGCAAGCTGCGGATCGAGGTCGGCTACGGTCTGGAAGGCCGTCTTACAGATGCGCAGTCCTCAGTCATTATCAACCAGGTCATTACCCCGGCCTTCAAGGCCGGCAATTTCAGTCAAGGCATCAGTGACGGCGTTGCCGCGATACTGCAAGTGCTGGGCGGTGATCCCTTGGCCGAACCGCTCCATGCCAGCGGGCAGGGCGATGGCAGCGATTTTATCGCTGAACACCCGGGCCTCGTCTTGCTGCTGTTTGTGCTGTTCATACTGGTGGTCGGCGCTTGCCAGTTCTATGGCATTTGCAACTCGGGCGGCGGCGGTGGTTCGCGCTCCGGCGGATTTGGCGGAATGGGGGGCGGTTTCGGCGGGGGAGGCGGTGGCGGTTTTGGCGGAGGTGGCGGCAGCTTTGGCGGCGGCGGAGCCTCTGGCGGTTGGTAA
- a CDS encoding ribbon-helix-helix domain-containing protein yields the protein MCELYVKADPILYESRSRSLRICGVVTTLRLENQFWDILSDIAETDGMTTNQLVAKLYEEVMDYRGEVVNFASFLRVSCTRYLSQRRVQPAPLKDAATLTSLQARR from the coding sequence ATGTGTGAGCTGTATGTCAAAGCCGATCCGATTCTCTACGAGTCGCGCTCGCGTTCATTGCGTATTTGCGGCGTGGTCACCACCTTGCGCCTGGAAAACCAGTTTTGGGACATCCTCAGCGACATTGCTGAAACCGATGGCATGACCACCAATCAGTTGGTGGCCAAGCTTTACGAGGAAGTAATGGATTATCGCGGCGAAGTGGTCAACTTTGCTTCGTTTTTACGGGTGAGTTGCACCCGCTACTTAAGCCAGCGCCGGGTGCAACCGGCGCCGTTGAAGGACGCTGCCACCCTGACCAGCCTGCAAGCCCGACGCTGA
- a CDS encoding LuxR C-terminal-related transcriptional regulator, which translates to MQGYANKEIAQRLNISCFTVRDHVSSLLFKHGVKSRLALMVMCGRLDNGR; encoded by the coding sequence ATGCAAGGCTACGCGAACAAGGAAATAGCGCAGCGTCTGAATATCAGTTGTTTCACGGTGCGTGATCATGTTTCATCCTTGTTGTTTAAGCATGGAGTAAAAAGCAGGCTGGCACTCATGGTGATGTGTGGTCGACTGGACAATGGTCGTTAG